The genomic segment aaaacttttaaaacattgaaaaaaaaatcctgacaAATTCCGGAATTGTCTTGAGAGTTGCATTAAGCATATCATGCTCATTGTACTCAAGattgaaagatattttttttatattacttAGAGACCATGAAGGAAATTCCCCTCTTCACATGGCAGCGGCCAATGGATATACGAAGACAATCAAGATACTTCTGGGTGTGCATTCGAATCTTCTTGACTTAACTAACAACCATGGGGTAAgttatgtaattgttttcaatataagtATGACAAGAGGATACCGCGCGGTCACACAATCGTTTTATCACACGGCTATGTCGCGAAAGGGGACAGACACAAAGACCACGTATACAATCATGCGACTATCGTTTGAGGCAACGAACACGAATAGCACTTATACAACCCATGCTACTATATCGCGAGAGGCGACTAACACGAAGATCACAGACACATTCATGCTACTATATCGCGAGAGGCGACTAACACGAAGATCACATGCATATTCGGGCAACTACTGTGCGAGAGACTAACACGAACATTACAGAATCATACACCAGTGACATCTCATGCTGGCGAGGCTATAATGAAATTTGAGTTATAATGATGACAGCACAGCAAGCGTAATATGATTACTTGTATGTTATGAGTATATATAGGTCTGCTttcctttgttttatttgatttaatacGTTTCATTCTTAATATAAATAGACCCTGTCAGCATGCAGtactaaaacatattttacatttaatagCAGTTACtgtatttacaaaattatatttcagtACCATGTGACTAatacccatttcatatgtttacAACGAAAATGAAGATATGGCCATTGATTTGATTTTAAGGAAACGGCACTTCATGTTGCTGCTAAAGAAGGAAAAACTTCGAGTGTAGATCTACTCTTGACGTTAGGTGCAAAAATGACAGTAGATAAcgaaaacaaaacattcttcGGAATAGCGATGGAAGCCCAGGATAGTGACGTCGCTCTTTCAATTGTCCGACACGAAAGGTTAGCATTTTACATTCAGCATACGTTAGCAACAGGCTAATTTTTGAAAGTGCTATAAGAGTGATAATTAAGGTAATTAAAGTTCTTTTCAGCAAGTTAAATTCAATAATGCATATGAATaatgtattatcattataaacaaataacaaatcTCCCCCCAAAAGAATATATATCGATATGGATATGAATGGCAACCGTGACTATCGTTACGATGATTCCAATGCCAGAAACTGTAACCATTGCGTCTAATTctagatttcatttttttttcattcaacaGGTGGCGAGAGGCAATGAATCTGTGTTCAGGATCAATGTGTCCTATGTATGGCCTCGTCCAATACCTCCCAGACGTGTGCATGGTTTGTCTTCCTCCTCATTTATTTACAATACAATAACGACTATCTGATAATTATATTACTCTGGATATGGTATTAACTTGTAATCTATAAACAATTTGTAAGTATTGATTTATTGCAAACAGCaatatataaattcaatttgACATATGGAAaagttgaaaatatttaaaacaatatggAAAGCATCCATAATGGCAACCCATACAATAAAATGGCAATATTTTACTAAACTGACTGATAAAGTTTGTATAATAGTcttttaaatatgataatgattttCCATATGTGCAAAGAGAAAATGTTCACGTTAAGCTAATGATATAGTTTAAGCCTGATactataaatttatattttaaacattgtCTACTGTCACGTTTGATAATATAGATTTTATGCCGCATATGTGAACTTAACAGTATAGTTTCAATCTTATGTATATTAactctgtgatatattttaagAATTTCCGTGTTAATTTAATGCAGGTCGTTCTCGACAATTGTCTTAAGCGGTCAAGTGAAGATGAAGCAAAGAGTACTTTTTATGTAAGTGTATGTTGTCGAAAAGAGTGGATATCAGTCAACGTCGATTGTCAGAAGCAGTTATAGTCAGTCAGCGTCGTGTGACAGTGGTAGATGATGTCAATCAACGTCATTTGTCAGTAGGGGTTGATGTCAGTCAGGGTCGTTTGTCAGTAGGGGTTGATgtcaatcaacattttttttaaagattatcAGAAAGCACTGCTCTCACTGCGGTGAAGTATCCATTATGGAGCAGACAACATCCGAGATACATTTCTCAATAAAATCTTATTCGGATATACACATAGAGAAACGGTGTGAATCCTCTTTCTTGGCATCTGGCTAACAATAATGTATAAACGTCAATGCAAATCCAGAGAAAGTGCAAAACAAGTTAGAGATTCTGAAGAACTTGCCGTGTGGTTTACAAGAAAACGCTTCGATAgaatatacatatgtttatataaggATAATGGAGGTAAcctataatataatgtaaaaacatacaaattggATCTAATATATACTTCACTGAAAAAGCTATAAAACctacaaaatttatatttatgaatTAAATCATACATTAAGTTATAATAGTACTAATATTTACCTTATACTTACAGATAGAGTACGACTTCTCGTACCTACAGGCTCCTATCAGCTACGTAAAGAAAATGGCCAAGGCAGAAAAAGAAGTACCTCCACTCTTTTCGCTAAATGTAATCATCCGTACTTCAACTTACTGTTAAGAAAGTATTATGTACTGTTACGACAGTACTATGtcaagatatatttttttcatattgttaGTGCTATTCTGCACTCTGATAGCccatttaaaattatatataacttgttaGAAAATGTATGATTCATAATTGAATAAGTTCATTTTATGTCTCAACGAAACTCATACTCCAAAACTCCAATCAAAACGTTAAGTTATGCTATGCTAAGTAACTATAATCTCTATTTTGAAGGCAATGGTGAAATTTGGGCGTGTCCAGTGTCTGTCGCATCCCCTATGTAAGGCATACCTTAGCATGAAATGGTAAGTGTGTTGTACAAGTAACGCAATTTTTATCAACCAAATGGTGGTCATCATTGTGATAATGTCACTGTGTTTCTGGAAAAAATACCAACCGCGAATCGTAACCGGTGATTCGTGTGGTGCAGGAAACGGGAACATCTCCGAGCACACCTTATTTTCTTCGGTGACAGTTGAGACTGTTGTACTGTCTtctcattgttttgttatgtagTGAGGAAAAGTTAAACAGATGTTTTAAGTATTTTTCATTCTACAGGAGAGCTTATGGATTATGGTTCCACAGCACAAACCTGGTATTGTATCTTATATATCTCGGACTTCTGACCATGTTGGCAACCACCACAACCCTCTGGTATCCCTCTGATGATAATGGACAAAACAGTACCAACGCAAGTACGACCGAGTTAAACTCGCATTCCATAGAAGTAAGAACTACACCGTTTTCTGTAATACTAATTTTTCACATTATCAGCCAGATATCCGTGAGCTTGCCCGTGTAATGTCGCTAATAGTATATGTCTCGAGCGTTTTTCATAGCATGTGTCAGTCAGAAATCGATTTTGATGTTATCGTATACACAAtgacattacattatatttgaGAATTAAGCGATTCCGTTTGATTTTGTCCTTTGCATGTTTTCCGAGTCATGTGATAAAATGTCACATTATGAAGGCAATAGACCTAAGATACATAAATACACACataaatattgcaaaaataCATCAGAGAGAACATATAATAAAGTTAGTCCCTACATATCGTTGTTATGTCGGTATCTATACACAATTATCTAACCGTTTTCGCCATCACCTTATCCTGACTGTTTATTGAGATTTTAGTAAGCTGGTCAGACATGTTACATTTATGTGAATTGTGCAATCAATAttcatttaacatttttaaacgaacaAATATAGCATAGCAagatcaaaaaaaaaaaattgtttccattttccatttttaaacGTACAACTAATAATATATTTCTTCATGAAGATACATACTGCGAAGAAACTTTGTGTGTACATAGTGGTGGTATTTACTGGACTCAACATATTAAAAGAGATCGCACAAATGTATCAACAGGTGAGTAGAATCAAATGCATCATGTTTGcttaatatcaaaatctgttgTCAGTTTAAAGCTTCAAACATGTCGtagatatgaaataaaaacgACAGCAGTAAGTAAAGTGAATACTCTGTTATTTTACCTCGCATGAAACGTAACACCGATTCAGATTGTAAAACGTTCATTTGTATCAAATGAGCATTGtacctgtattatattgttTGATGGGGATAAAGAGTATCTTTTGCTTATTTGTATCAAATGAACATTAATTATACTGGTTTCGAGGATGGAGagtatattttgttcatttatatCAGATGaacagtgtattatactgttaaagAGGATGGAGAGTATCGTTTGttcatttgtatcagatgaacATTTATTATACTGGTATCAAGGATGGAGAGTaaattttgtacatttgtatcagatgaacattgtattacactgttATAGAGGATTAAGagtatattttgtacatttacatcagatgaacattgtattatactgttatagAGGATGGAGAGTATATTTTGTGCATTAGTATCAGATGAACAttgtattatactgttaaagAGGATGGAAagtattatttttcatttgtatcagatgaacATTTATTATACTGGTATCGAGGATGGAGAGTaaattttgtacatttatatcagATGAACATTTATTATAGTGGTATCAAGGATGAAGAGTATCTGTTTTTACATTTGTAGCGGATGAAGTACTTCACAGACCTTGGTAACGCCCTGGAGTGGGTATTATACGTCACCACTGCAGTGTTCGTTATACCGATGATAACCGGAACTACGTATAAATTCCAAGTCGAGGCTGGAGCTATTGCAATTTTCCTGGCTTGGTTCAACTGCCTACTCTTCCTACAGAGGTATTTGTTTTGTAGGTTTGGCGTTtttagtacagtatgttaacttaTTTGTTTTGTAGTTTGGCGTATTTGAGACAGTATGTTAACTTATTTGTTTTGTAGTTTGGCGTATTTGAGACAGTATGTTAACTTATTTGTTTTGTAGTTTGGCGTATTTGAGACAGTATGTTAACTTCTTTGTTTTGTAGTTTGACTTATTTGAGACATGTTAACTTATCTGGGTTTTTTGTAGGTTTGACGTGTTTGGGATATATGTGGTGATGTTCCTGGAGATCCTGACAACATTAATACAGGCGCTCAGCGTTTTCTCCTTACTCATTGTGGCATTCGGATTCGCATTTTTTCTTCTCATGAAATCAGAGGTACAGTAGAATATCAGAATCAATGTCTTGTGGTTTAACCGTTCTTGTAAGacagtatcaatataatttaCCCTTCTCCCCCCAACCACCCACGCACCCTCACAAAGAATCACACACCCTCACAAAGAATCACACACCCTCACAAAGAATCACACACCCTCACAAGGAATCACACAGAATCTCACACCCTCACAAGGAATCACAAAGAATCTCACACCCTCACAAGGAATCACACAGAATCTCACACCCTCACAAGGAATCACACACcctcacaaaaatataaatcaaacatTATAACTAGGCGCAGAATAATATTAAGTCAATATCCTTACCTAGTTAATATATTTCATCtattgtagacacatagttcACGTTAATGTAAAATTCTGAATTATCTATAGAAATGATAAATCTACAGTGTATCAGCTGGGTCGGATGTTCAAAACTATCAAGAAGTTAACGCTGTCGTCAACTATAAGAGTTTTAAATATCTTTTCTGTGTAAATGAATGATTGTGCTAACTCCTGTTCATTAAttcttttttctctctcaaaAAACCGCATACTTAACTTAAGGGATAACTTTTAGCATCCGGGCTCTGGAGATATCTACGCATGATGCATATTTGATGCACCACAATAAAATCTACAATTGCATTAATATTGGTAAAAATTGATGATGATTTCGTCAGGAATACTTTTTCATCCAAAGCGATAGtgtattttttaataatatctCGCCATGCCAGGTGACGCATGCCTACTCGAATCCCGGAATGGCTATCCTCCGGTCTGGGATGATGATGCTGGAATTGGATTACATGGCGTCCTTCAACGAGCCTCTGACAGATGGAAGCGACACCACCTTGGGATTCGGAGGTCTTACGATCTTCTTCCTCGTCATGTTTGTTCTCCTCATGCCGATTCTCCTCATCAATCTCTTGGTGCGTATAGAGTAACATTTTCATACTGAATTATCAACTGTTCAAAACTCTTTATTTATGGTAAATGAGGGGACTTTATTTAAAAGATTTCATCAATATAGCACCATTGTATCTGTTTTTCAACAATATAACTAGTATAGCAGTCTGATAAGAGAACATTGGGATAGACAGGCGGCATGGTGTTAACTACAAAGAAAGGGAGGCAACCTCAACGTAGCTACAACAGTCCGGTGTGTGTACGTTGATTGACCAATGTTTAAAAGTTCATGTTTCCTTCTTTACAGATTGGTCTGGCAGTCGGTGACATAGAATCGGTACAAAGTAATGCCACTTTGAAACGTTTGGCTATGCAGgtataacaatattatcataTAGTAACTAATGCCAGCTTTAGGAATATGCAATAAATGACCCTCGAACTAAAAATGGAAATACAAGACGACAAACAATATAGTTTTTGAAAACGAGAACagaatacatatacagtatttatcttGCGaacgaaaaaataacaacaaatgtATCGTTAAATTCACATCAATAACAGTAAGGCTGAGGCGCTGatgtaaaacaacaacaacaacaacaataacaacaacaacaacagcgaGACGACGAAAATTAATGCATATTCCATATTGCTATTAGGTGGAGTTGCATACAGACTTGGAAAGGAGGCTACCCAAGTGGTTACTTCTGAAGGTGGACAAGGTCGAGTACCGCTACTATCCCAACAAATGTGGTCAGGGCATGGCTTCTGTAAGTATTACACCTATGTGACCAGGGTATGGCTTCTGTAAGTATTACACAAATGTGGTCAGGACATGGCTTCTGTAAGTATTACACAAATGTGGTCAGGGTATGGCTTCTGTAAGTATTACACAAATGTGGTCAGGGCAAGGCTTCTGCAAGTATTACACAAATGTGACCAGGGTATGGCTTCTGTAAGTATTACACAAATGTGGTCAGGGTATGGCTTCTGTAAGTAGTCCACCTATGTGACCAGGGTATGGCTTCTGTAAGTATTACACAAATGTGGTCAGGGTATGGCTCTGTaagtattacacaaatatggtcAGGCAAGGCTTCTGTAAGTATTACACCTATGTGACCAGGGTATGGCTTCTGTAAGTATTACACAAATGTGGTCAGGACATGGCTTCTGTATGTATGACACGTACATTCACAGATTAATAGATTGAAATTACATTCAATAGAGATTATTTAATCTAATATTACCGTCAGGGTGAACTGGATTTCCTACATCCATTTAGCAACATGGCCAGGAATAGGTATTGCGGCTATCTATTAACAGTTTATTTTAGCTTTTTACATGATATCAATAGTATTAGGACACACACAAATCTACACACATTACATCCTGGAAGGAATTTTATTGACTTAGATATCGATCATTATCTCACATTTGTTGGCGATATATATCATGAACCTATCATCTGCACGTGCTTTTTTAAAGCTTTGGAGTAAGATGACATGGAACAAAAACGATGATTTGGGGTCTGATGAGTCGAGGCGCCACGACGCTTACCTGTATACGGAACTTCACAAACAGAAACAGAGGTGAGCATAGTGATAGCTCTGACACGATTATTGGTCTGATCTATTGGTGTGATCTATTGGAGTGTCTGTCCTGGTTACAGTGCCGTAGACTGTTGGTGACCAACGATCATTGGATGATTCGAATTTTATTTTTAGCGGAGAAAAACTCCAGGTCATCTGGAgccaaattttcaaaattaacaaaacacacaaagaatattagcacctttcaaaacTGACTCAGAGTTACATACATTAGagataaaataaattaatctGCTCtatcatacagatattttgACCTTCTAGAAAAGGACTCTGATGCTGTGGATTTAAAATAGTTAAAGGAGGCGACTAAACTCCAAACAgatcaactgtcaaaatctgGATTTGGAGGACAGGTGCAGAAAccaataatttcaataaatttcatagTTTGCATAAGTGGATTAAAAAAAGTATATTCTTATCCGTGTCACTATTTAAAAGAATCAAACTGTGATAAGCAGTTCAAGACGAATCCAGGGGATTAAAAAATCTACCAGCAGTGTCTGATCTGGTATTACAACTGATAGAGTTATGTTAGCAACTCGTTAAGGTCGTGTATCGACAGGGTGAAACATTGTTTATATCAGTCATTGACAAGGTTAGACATGACTTCTATTAATCATCAAAATGGTATATCATTGTTTAAAAGAAGATTACTTGGAATAACACGTGGGTTTGTATATTAAGATTCAAAAGGGTATGACattgtttaaaagaaaattactTGGGAAAGCAAATGGGTTTGTATATTAAGCATCAAAATGGTATGACATGGTTTAAAAgaagaatatttttaataacACGTGGGTTGGTATATTAACCATCGAAAGGGTAAGACATTGTTTAAGGAAGATTACTTAGAATAACACGTTGGTTAGTATATTAAGCATCAAAAGGGTATGACattgtttaaaagaaaatgaCTTTGAATAATACGTGGGTTTGTATATTAACCATCCTTAGATGAAAAACCAAACCTCTATATTTTAGAATGAAAGACATGGGAGCGAAGCTAGAAAAACAGTACGACCTTCTGCGTCTGATCGTCCAGAAGATGGAGATTGTCACTGAGGAGGATAACAAGGATGAAGGAGTTACCAATACCACGAGTCTAGAGAAGATTCACGGGGCCAGCTTCAGCGCGCCATTTATCAAGAAAAACCTCCTCCGACAAAACGCTATTGTTTCCCACTGGCAAAAATCATCGGGAAAAATTAAGGAAAGTTCTAAGAATGAACAAGATTGCTAGTCATAATAACTTTTATAATAGCAATAATGTCTTGACTCATTTAGTCATGTGTTTCTTTATTATGAAAATtagttttaaaatgtagcaaacATGATGTTTTCATCTCATCTGAAAATTGTGTTAAGTCGCAAAATGAATTATCCATGACGAATATACATGTTCGTTCTAGATATTTGCTAACAGTTAAGTTACTTAAACATGACAATATTGGGTCTCAAATAAAGACTTCAATTGTGTTCGATAAATTTGACATAGTCACCTTCAGAACGTTGATGATACATGCATTATTCTGCTTTAGACAACTGTATATTATGTGCATAATTAGTCATAACCTGTCTGTCTCATCATACTTACGCCTGGGTAGTCTCAGCTCGTCAGTCTCAACTTGGCGGTGAGAATACTTCTTTGTATATCTATTTGTCAGATGCTGGTTCATCgtgtacattttacatacattatataatcgCGTCCATTATAAGATAGCATATTCCTTACAAGAGCTTCATGTTAAAGCACTGTTACACGTGTGTTGTATTGTTACGTGTTGTTACGTACGTGCGTATTgttgataattaatatataatcatGTTATTGAATGCTATGTGTTGGCATATTAATTGATGTAAGTATGATGGGAATTCCTTCctacaaaatatacacaactTCGTTAATCTGTGGCTTTTAGTTGAAACAGATATATCGTCTTTTCATACAAAAGTTTGATGATAcaaatctgtatataaaatggTGAATTGATAGTGCAAAAAGGTTGAAATCTAAGAAAATTGTTATACGTAGCGGTTTTTGTATTAAAAGGGGCGTTACGGACAGAAAAGTAAGAGTCCTCCTGATATGTATGAGAACTTAAGTATTGAGAAAGAATAAAACTGATGAATTACATACATGGTCGGACTCAGAGCTACCGGGTGTTACGTAATGTTTGATGAATTATATTTCTAACGGTTATACAGtggataaatatatttacacactaATGCTTAAATCAATAAATGCATATCAATTCACAGTCTGACGTTAATCTGCTCAAATTTTATACCGGGTCGCAGCAGATTTCTACAGTACTCATACGTATCCGCTTTACATACACAATAACTCTATGATATTGTCCATAATATTCCATCCATTCAACATAATATACTTCAGTAAGCAACTAAGCGGTCTGGttacttaatttgatattgacGTATGCATGTATCCGTAGTGCCCGCTTGTATTTTGCTTTTATTTGACGTAGATTAAGAAAAGATAATGATTGGAAATAAGAATTAAATACATACAGActtatacgtgtatatatatgctaattggtacaattgtttaaaaaaatccattaaaatTGGATTTGTAAAAAAGTGCAGCTATTCATCTAGAGTTACACCCTTATTGAATACTTTCAGGAAACATTCCTTCGGCTATTGTTGATGTTTtctagttttgatattttggtattgatgttttttttcggACTGAATATATAAGGGGCGTAACTCGTCTCCTTCTAAAACTCAAAAGCGTTGTTATCATACAAGGAATTCGACTGCTGGGCATGATTGTTTATGAGAACAcgtatatgtttgttttttcacTTTTAATGACGAGTCATCTATGTAGAAATAATATGATTTCTAGTTTAATCCATGGATGGATTATTTCCTTTTCAAACAAACTTTAAATacttttgtaattttaattCCTAACTGTATCTCTTACCATTTATTTTGTTCTTTTCAATGTCAATGATACTTTTCTTTCAAAAGGTCAATAATatttatcattagtaattaatATTCTGCTTTtttaactgattttttttttcaaagttaattgattaaggtattgatagagacATTATCACAGAAAACATTTCCTGGTTAGTCGTCAATACCTATTGGTTACAGAGTGTGGTCTAAGCCGGTGTTTTAACACCTGTCGACTTCCTTGTATGGTTCCCGAAATACTTCATTAAGTGTCCAATTCGTGGAGTTGAGATCTGAAAATAAATTGTGAAGATTACaatgttttgttatgatttgttCATCAATGTGCACACCAAGTCATCATTTGATATAGCGCGTCAGAGAATATATTGCAATGACTGTGTTACTTACCTTTAAAATGCTGATCACCTTTTTAGTCTGAGGTCCTAACCAAACAAAAGGCTACAAAGTGTTAAGAATGCGAGGAGAGAACAGatgaattattgaaaatgtttaatgtttaaaatcatCACCATGACACGTATAATTAGTGAACTAGAACCATTAACAGGTGATATAAACAAACCGCCAGTCAACAGGTGCTCGTTTGACGGTGagtttatataggtatataacatcTTACATCATGTAACCGGGGGTTTCTACACTTCTGTATTTGTCAGAGGGATAGGCTAAGTGTTTATTTTATCTAGTCACGATTGATTCATTTAAGGTTCATGATGTATgatgtattaaaaaaatatatcaaaatcgtATTCTGTGTAGTGCTGTGTCTGAATTTCAGttcaataatttatttatttacttaggATGTATCTTCTTAccatatataatacaacatcGGTCCCAACGCATATATTCGTGACTTTCTGACTAAAGTTAACACCTCTTTCTTTGCTTCGTATAGTCACCCTAAAAATGTATTCATTACAGATATTGAATAATAATTAACTGACCCGTGACAGATTGGACACGAATGTTTGtaataaataacattacacGACGACTGTCGGAATTTGATCTAGTATAGCACGAAGATGTGATCAAACACACGACATTCCTAGCCGTCTTGTGACGTCATTGCTACTCGTGGTTTACGGGCAGTTACTGTACCACTGTCACCTAACTACACACGGTTTACGGCCAGGTAATTAAACCCTACTACCTGAACAACTTATTCAGTGAGTATCGTCAATGTTTCATCCGGCCTAGCTAAAAAATATGTCGATATGTACTCACATCATATGAATAGCATGATATCAGCatagaaaaaatacatgtataaaacgTAGATGTATAACCATGAATATAAAAGGGTACATGCAACTATTTCGTCCTAGGATGGTATGCTACAACGTAACGaccaaaattttggaaataCAGGAGAAAAGAGGGAAATCTAAAATTTCTTAAATCTAAGATGAAATGAGTATAGAACCGATGTGCCTATCTAACAGTTTTACTTTAATAAACGTTGCTGAATAGTCTAACGGAGACCAAAATACTGTCTACACGTGATACTGTCAGTAACAGAATTGGATTCTACGTTCAACGCCACTGCCACCAACCCTTGGCTGTAAGTAATCTAAATCAGACACCAGAAATCTACCGGACAAAGTTTTCAACATTATCTTTGGCTCATTCGGTAGAACCGTAGACTGGCCACCAACCCCgatggttttttgtttttgtttgtttgttaataaTTGCTAAGCTAAATTCTAGTACAAGAGTATCTCCCCCAGAGTTTGAAAACCGAAATCATTAAGCTCAACTTTATTTATAGtcttaatattctagagacattGAGCCAGTTTAGTAGAACCCGAGCACTCCGGCAAGTACGTGTTTCCACTCTGTTTTATCACAAGATTACGTCGGAGATGATGGTGGTAAGTAAATGTTGCTGATCACAGCCATATGGTACATCAGTACAGTCACAGGCAAagttacatttgtaaatattcattacTTATGTACCCAGGGATAATACTAGATCACGTGCCCGATCAGTCGTAATCTGTGACTAGATCACGTGCCCGTGGGGCGTGAAGTTCTCTTTCTAACGCATCAGTGGATACAGAAACAAAGTAACGATATGTACCTGAGGAACGTGAATGTCACGGATGTATCTAACAGGTGTGTGGTGGAGGCACTGGTGCGAATGTAGTGTTAACACACTAATGTCTCACAATAACAGCTATTAAATATTGCAGTTTGACAACATCTCTGTCAATCAGTAAACACTTGTTTGACCTCTCCTTCTCATCAGACCAACACCAGCAAAACTATATTAACTTTGTAAGCTTTAGTATTAAGTAGTAATCgatagttttttgttttgtttttgtagtttCTCTTATCATTTAGCAAAAGTGACTAAACTGTTTATTCTGCACACCATAGTTCTCGAAAGGAACGAGGTTTCGCTTTACCAGACTAAGTAAATTACATTGTTTAAACAAATATCAGTGCACAAACTGAAGAAATATAACTGTCCAAACAATTCAGTGTTcatagttacattgtataaggcTAATACATGTACGTGTCACCGGGCTAAAATGGAATAGATACCCTGGATAACCGATATTTACAAACTTTCTCACGAATTTTATTACTCGATACTTGGTTTCCAGATAAATAGATAAGCGTATTTGATTTAAGTCAACGTTTGCTTACGTGCCCGAACTGTCTTATTGTCATTATGTCACGGAACCATTAAATACAACGATTCAACATTTCGAAGTCGGTACATTCTCGTGCATTTGACTTGTGTTCGACTTGTTAAATATTCTTTGGAATCTCATGTACTTTCACATTGGCACTACACTTGGCTCGTGTTAACAACTTGGCATTGTATTGACATTTAGCTTTTATCGTGGACACAAGTTTCAAGAAACGCAGGTTTATAAAGACCATGGAAAGTGTCATAGTCGACATCTTGATCTGATT from the Pecten maximus chromosome 4, xPecMax1.1, whole genome shotgun sequence genome contains:
- the LOC117325328 gene encoding transient receptor potential cation channel subfamily A member 1-like isoform X3 — its product is MKVTPTKAPVTRTDGEVCLLSSSPYRILKFAAKGNLAEVQRLYKVDRSRIFIQDCRGFSALHHAATNGHLDVVEFIVTSGADINLQNKNGDTALHVAVGGDHTDVIGYLLKQSASTTILNEVFMAPIHLAVDGGKTKALETLLKFSAVDVILPGEGGFTPLHYSALRDSDECAKLLLQYGARPCVTCSHGFYPIHVAAKSAAAKTLEVLIKHVENLGYTREQVLSFTDKANNMPLHAAVNGGHIEAVRVCIAAGAAVDAQQEDKSTPLHFACAQGSVELIKIMQELQPDRFSTALRTCDVLKMTPLHRATLFNHVNVVEYLLKQGADIDAQDSQDRTPLLIAASKGCWRTVQCLMVNNVSVAKTDRKNRNFLHLAIKFGGRLNEFGAELLKDVKNLLNEKDDYGCTPLHYASREGHLVAIDDLISLGAHINPKNNNKQSPLHFAARYGRYNTCRRLLDSPQGANIINETDGDGLSALNLASLNGHTKIIHLLMEKGAYVTRDHEGNSPLHMAAANGYTKTIKILLGVHSNLLDLTNNHGETALHVAAKEGKTSSVDLLLTLGAKMTVDNENKTFFGIAMEAQDSDVALSIVRHERWREAMNLCSGSMCPMYGLVQYLPDVCMVVLDNCLKRSSEDEAKSTFYIEYDFSYLQAPISYVKKMAKAEKEVPPLFSLNAMVKFGRVQCLSHPLCKAYLSMKWRAYGLWFHSTNLVLYLIYLGLLTMLATTTTLWYPSDDNGQNSTNASTTELNSHSIEIHTAKKLCVYIVVVFTGLNILKEIAQMYQQRMKYFTDLGNALEWVLYVTTAVFVIPMITGTTYKFQVEAGAIAIFLAWFNCLLFLQRFDVFGIYVVMFLEILTTLIQALSVFSLLIVAFGFAFFLLMKSEVTHAYSNPGMAILRSGMMMLELDYMASFNEPLTDGSDTTLGFGGLTIFFLVMFVLLMPILLINLLIGLAVGDIESVQSNATLKRLAMQVELHTDLERRLPKWLLLKVDKVEYRYYPNKCGQGMASLWSKMTWNKNDDLGSDESRRHDAYLYTELHKQKQRMKDMGAKLEKQYDLLRLIVQKMEIVTEEDNKDEGVTNTTSLEKIHGASFSAPFIKKNLLRQNAIVSHWQKSSGKIKESSKNEQDC